DNA sequence from the Hyalangium ruber genome:
TCATGAGGGCATCGCCATCCCGCCCGCGGGTGATGGAGAGGTTCGTGTTGGGCGTCACGCCCGGCGAGGCCTGGACGACCGCGGGAGCCACAGGAGCCACGGGTGCCACGGGTGCCACGGGAGCTTGGGGTGCCGGGGTGGGCGTCGCGGCGGGCGCCGGTGCCGTCGCGGCCGGCATTCCCACCTGCGCGCGCAGGGCCACTGCCTGCTCACGTGCCCTCTCCACCCACTTCTGCTCACTGGGGCGCTTCTCGCGCGCCACGTAGGTCTCGTACGCGGTGATGGCCTTGGCGCTCTCGCCGAGCTGGCGGTAGCTCTCGCCGAGCCCATAGAAGCCATCCGGATCATTTGGATCGAGCTGGGTGTAGCGCTCGTAGGCCCGCGCCGCGGTGGTGAAGTCCGACGCCTTGCGCGAGGCGTAGCCCAGGTTGAACCAGGCCAGCTTGAAGTCCGGGTCCGCCTCGGTGGCGGACTTGAACAGCGCGGTGGCCTCCGCCGACTGGCCCTTCTTGAAGAGGGTGCTGCCCAGCCCGTTGAGCGCCGGGGCCCAGTTCGGCGTCTCCTGGAGCGCCTTGCGGTAGGCGGCGGCGGCCTGGTCCAGCTTGTTGGCCGCGAGCGCCTTCTCGCCCTGCTCGAACGCCGCCTTGGCAGGAGCCGATGGCGTCGCCGCGCCCATCAGCGCCGTCGCACAAGCGATGAGGATCCAACGAGCCACCATGACAGCCCCCTGTCAGCCGCGGAATGGGTTCTGGAGCAGCACCGTCTCGCCGCGATCCGCGCCCACGGAGATGCACGTCACCGGCACGCCGGAGATCTCCTCCACGCGACGCACGTAACGCTTGGCGTTCTCGGGCAGCTCATCGAAGGTGCGCACCCCCGCGAGCTTCTCGTCCCAGCCCGGCATCGTCTCGTAGATGGGCTTCACGCGTCCCAGGTCCTCGTAGTCTCCCGGCAGCTCGGTGATGCGCTGGCCGTCCAGCTCGTACGCGTTGCAGAGCTGCAGCGACTTGATGCCGGACAGCACATCCATCTTCGTCAGCGCCAGGCTGCCCAGGCCGTTGACGCGCACCGCGTAGCGCAGCACCACGCCGTCCAGCCAGCCGCAGCGCCGCGGGCGCCCCGTCGTCGCGCCGAACTCGTCTCCCACCTTGCGCAGCTGGTCGCCCAGCGCGTCGGTCAGCTCCGTGGGGAACGGGCCGCCGCCCACGCGCGTGGTGTAGGCCTTGCTGATGCCCATCACCTTGTCGATGGCCGTGGGGCCCAGCCCCGAGCCCACCGCCGCGTTGCCCGCCACGCAGTTGGAGCTGGTGACGTACGGGTAGGTGCCGTGGTCCACGTCCAGCAGCGTGCCCTGCGCGCCCTCGAAGAGGATTCGCGCGCCGCGCGCCACCTGCCCCGCCAGGAACAGCGAGGCGTCTCCCACATGGGGCCGCAGCCGCTCGCCCAGCGCGGAGAAGTCCGAGGCCAGCGTGGCGACGTCCAGCGTCGGCACCGCCTCGTTCGCCTGCCGGCACAGCTCGCGCAGCTCCTCCAACGCCACCGGCAGCCGCTCCTCGATGCGCTTCTGCAGTCGCGCGGGCTGGAGGAGATCCCTCACGCGGATACCGCGGCGGGCCACCTTGTCCTCGTAGGCCGGGCCGATGCCGCGCCCCGTGGTGCCGATGGCGCTGCCCCCGCGAGCCTTCTCCCGGTAGGTGTCCAGCAGCTTGTGCCACGGGAAGATGACGTGCGCGTTGTCCGAGATGAGCAGGTGCGCGTCATCCTTCAGGAAGCCGCGCGTCTTGAGCGCGTCGATCTCCCCGACGAGCACCGCCGGATCCACCACCACCCCGTTGCCAATCACGCAGGTCTTGCCCGGGTGCAGGATGCCCGAGGGGATCAGGTGCAACACCGTCTTCTGCCCGCCCACCACCAGGGTATGGCCCGCGTTGTTGCCACCCTGGAAACGCACCACCACCTGGGCGTGCTCCGTGAGCAGGTCGACGACCTTGCCCTTGCCCTCATCTCCCCACTGCGCTCCAACGACGACGACGTTCGGCATGCTGCCGCCTTAGCACGCACTGGGGGAGGGGTGACAGTGTTCCGAGAAGCCACAATGGAGGGCCTGACAGGTTGCCCTCTCCCGCCCTGGCCACTCCCTCCGGAGATCGCCGCGCGCCAGGGCCCGCACGGCCTCTTCCAGCCGCCCCGCGGCCTCTTCCAGCCCTCCGGGAATGGTGAGCAGTTCCGGCTCCGGCGAGGGCTCTCCGAGGAAGAGCACGCCTACCCGTACAGTCACTTCGTCGCGCACCAGACGCCTGGCCGCGAGCCCTTGCGCCACCAGCTCGTGCGCGTACGCCGCCGCACCCAGCGGGTGGCGCTTCCCCGGCCGGTATGCCAGCACCCAGGCCTCCCCCTGCGGGGTCTCCCAGAGCAGATCGATTTCGCCTTCCACCGCCACCCGGCTCGGTGCGCCCTTCGGCGAGAGTTCCAGCACGAAGGGCAGCGCTCGGTGGAGGCTCGCGGACGGGCTCGTGGCCAGCCCTCGAGCGAACGCGGTGGCGAGGAAGCGCTCTCCCATCTTCAGCACCTCCTCCATCCCCTCGTCGTCCGGGAGCCGGCCCGTGCGCCGCAGCAGCG
Encoded proteins:
- a CDS encoding tetratricopeptide repeat protein; translation: MVARWILIACATALMGAATPSAPAKAAFEQGEKALAANKLDQAAAAYRKALQETPNWAPALNGLGSTLFKKGQSAEATALFKSATEADPDFKLAWFNLGYASRKASDFTTAARAYERYTQLDPNDPDGFYGLGESYRQLGESAKAITAYETYVAREKRPSEQKWVERAREQAVALRAQVGMPAATAPAPAATPTPAPQAPVAPVAPVAPVAPAVVQASPGVTPNTNLSITRGRDGDALMKERRYREATFAYLDATHADPGNVEALFKLGNAEAVLGYYARAIEHWNRVAQLTPDAAIRQSAQDNVAKAQARLAQQGGSPQAQGVAPGFGPVAETTRAQARRAYEQGVQRIQARDYAGALQSLTQAIQLEPTLSVAYTARGSAYIGLRRYAEAALDYEYSLRLAPEMASPLYGLGEAYRMLGRNAEARTSYERYATSTARDVRADLQAEARQTAERLR
- a CDS encoding adenylosuccinate synthase, with translation MPNVVVVGAQWGDEGKGKVVDLLTEHAQVVVRFQGGNNAGHTLVVGGQKTVLHLIPSGILHPGKTCVIGNGVVVDPAVLVGEIDALKTRGFLKDDAHLLISDNAHVIFPWHKLLDTYREKARGGSAIGTTGRGIGPAYEDKVARRGIRVRDLLQPARLQKRIEERLPVALEELRELCRQANEAVPTLDVATLASDFSALGERLRPHVGDASLFLAGQVARGARILFEGAQGTLLDVDHGTYPYVTSSNCVAGNAAVGSGLGPTAIDKVMGISKAYTTRVGGGPFPTELTDALGDQLRKVGDEFGATTGRPRRCGWLDGVVLRYAVRVNGLGSLALTKMDVLSGIKSLQLCNAYELDGQRITELPGDYEDLGRVKPIYETMPGWDEKLAGVRTFDELPENAKRYVRRVEEISGVPVTCISVGADRGETVLLQNPFRG